In the Hordeum vulgare subsp. vulgare chromosome 7H, MorexV3_pseudomolecules_assembly, whole genome shotgun sequence genome, one interval contains:
- the LOC123410177 gene encoding very-long-chain aldehyde decarbonylase GL1-10-like, whose protein sequence is MLPYATAGEAEAALGRALTWAEAAWFRYSATTSDYYLYCHHVVIFLVVYTLAPLPLAVLQLRAPAILLPYKLQPRVRLKPAAFLRCYVRTVRVFLLAMGPVQLLSYPAVKMVGIRTGLPLPSAGETAAQLAVYLLVEDYLGYWVHRLLHTKWGYEKIHHVHHEYTAPFGYVGLYAHWSDVLIIGFPAFVGPALVPCHMTTLWLWFLIRQLALLDAHKGFDFPLNPAKLIPFYGGAPHHDYHHRVGRKSQSNFASFFTFCDYIYGTDKGYMFHKASLAKLKEVAQNST, encoded by the exons ATGCTCCCATACGCGACGGCGGGCGAGGCGGAGGCGGCGCTGGGGCGCGCTCTGACATGGGCGGAGGCGGCGTGGTTCCGGTACTCTGCGACGACGTCGGACTACTACCTCTACTGCCACCACGTGGTCATCTTCCTCGTCGTCTACACGCTGGCCCCGCTCCCACTCGCAGTGCTCCAGCTCCGGGCACCGGCCATCTTGTTGCCGTACAAGCTGCAGCCGAGGGTGCGTCTCAAGCCGGCAGCCTTCCTCCGGTGCTACGTCCGGACCGTgcgcgtcttcctcctcgccatggGCCCCGTCCAGCTCCTTTCCTACCCTGCCGTCAAG ATGGTGGGGATAAGGACGGGGCTGCCGCTgccgtcggcgggagagacggcaGCGCAACTGGCGGTGTATTTGCTAGTGGAGGACTACCTTGGGTACTGGGTGCACCGGCTGCTGCACACCAAGTGGGGATACGAAAAGATTCACCATGTCCACCATGAGTACACGGCGCCCTTCGGCTACGTGGGGCTGTATGCACACTGGTCCGACGTGCTCATCATCGGCTTCCCGGCTTTCGTCGGCCCGGCTCTTGTGCCCTGCCACATGACCACCTTATGGCTTTGGTTCCTCATACGCCAGCTAGCGCTCCTAGATGCGCACAAAGG GTTCGACTTCCCGCTCAATCCGGCAAAGTTGATCCCGTTCTATGGAGGAGCACCACACCATGACTACCATCACCGTGTAGGACGGAAGAGCCAGAGCAATTTCGCTTCTTTTTTCACCTTCTGTGACTATATATACGGGACGGATAAA GGCTACATGTTCCATAAGGCAAGCCTAGCAAAG CTGAAGGAGGTGGCACAAAACAGTACGTAG